From a region of the Sandaracinaceae bacterium genome:
- a CDS encoding long-chain fatty acid--CoA ligase, producing the protein MTFSTMQERPLLISGIFEHGRRIYGESRVITMSPGGRHEATFAEVGRRTAALAHALGKLGVGREDRVGTFCWNDQAHLEAYFAISGMGAVLHTLNIRLFPDQLSYVITHAEDKVILINDTLLPLLAKVVHELDTVQHIVVIGKGDASCLSAAPNAQLHRYEDLIAMSLDEGDYAWPDLDERAPAAMAYTSGTTGNPKGVVYSHRSTYLHALGLASGATAGLSERDMVLPVVPMFHANAWGIPYAAWMVGADFLMPGPLLQPEPLVAMIEKERPTFAGAVPSIWTGMLHHCEGKPVDLSSLRLVLCGGSAVPESLMRGFQEKHGVTIIQAWGMTETSPLGAVSYAPKQATPDQQWTYRNRTGRVSACVEMRIVADDGSILPWDGSSVGEIQVRGPWVTASYYGVEDGVGEPSKFQDGWLRTGDVGYVDPRGYCQITDRAKDVIKSGGEWISSVELENAIMAHPSVLEAAVVGVPDAKWEERPLACVVPKPGATLTDQAIHDFLGDKVAKWWLPERYAFIAEVPKTSVGKFDKKVLRQQYADGKLTVITRE; encoded by the coding sequence ATGACCTTCAGCACCATGCAAGAGCGGCCGCTGCTCATCTCCGGGATCTTCGAGCACGGGCGCCGGATCTACGGCGAGAGCCGCGTCATCACCATGTCTCCCGGGGGCCGCCACGAGGCCACCTTTGCCGAGGTGGGCCGTCGCACGGCAGCGCTCGCGCACGCGCTCGGCAAGCTGGGCGTGGGCCGTGAGGACCGCGTGGGCACGTTCTGCTGGAACGACCAGGCGCACCTCGAGGCGTACTTCGCCATCTCGGGCATGGGGGCGGTGCTGCACACGCTCAACATCCGCCTGTTCCCCGACCAGCTCAGCTACGTGATCACGCACGCCGAGGACAAGGTCATCCTCATCAACGACACGCTGCTGCCGTTGCTCGCCAAGGTGGTGCACGAGCTCGACACGGTTCAGCACATCGTGGTCATCGGAAAGGGCGATGCGTCCTGCCTGAGCGCCGCGCCCAACGCGCAGCTGCACCGCTACGAGGACCTCATCGCCATGAGCCTCGATGAGGGCGACTACGCCTGGCCGGATCTCGACGAGCGCGCCCCCGCGGCCATGGCCTACACCAGCGGCACCACCGGCAACCCGAAGGGCGTGGTCTACAGCCACCGCTCCACCTACTTGCACGCGCTGGGCCTCGCCAGCGGCGCCACGGCGGGCCTCAGCGAGCGCGACATGGTGCTGCCGGTGGTGCCTATGTTCCACGCCAACGCGTGGGGCATCCCCTATGCCGCGTGGATGGTGGGAGCCGACTTCCTCATGCCCGGCCCGCTGCTGCAACCCGAGCCGCTGGTGGCCATGATCGAGAAGGAGCGCCCCACGTTCGCGGGCGCGGTGCCCAGCATCTGGACGGGCATGCTCCACCACTGCGAGGGCAAGCCCGTGGACCTCAGCTCGCTGCGTCTGGTGCTGTGTGGCGGCAGCGCCGTGCCCGAGTCGCTGATGCGCGGCTTCCAGGAGAAGCACGGCGTGACCATCATCCAGGCGTGGGGCATGACCGAGACCAGCCCGCTCGGCGCCGTGTCTTATGCGCCCAAGCAGGCCACTCCGGACCAGCAGTGGACCTACCGCAACCGCACCGGGCGTGTGTCCGCGTGTGTGGAGATGCGCATCGTGGCCGACGACGGCAGCATCCTTCCGTGGGATGGCTCGTCCGTGGGCGAGATCCAGGTGCGCGGCCCGTGGGTCACCGCCAGCTACTACGGCGTGGAAGATGGCGTGGGCGAGCCCAGCAAGTTCCAGGACGGCTGGCTGCGCACCGGCGACGTGGGCTACGTGGACCCGCGCGGCTACTGCCAGATCACCGACCGCGCCAAGGACGTGATCAAGTCAGGCGGTGAGTGGATCAGCTCCGTGGAGCTCGAGAACGCCATCATGGCGCACCCCAGCGTGCTCGAGGCCGCCGTGGTGGGCGTGCCCGACGCGAAGTGGGAAGAGCGCCCGCTCGCCTGCGTGGTGCCGAAGCCCGGGGCGACGCTCACCGACCAGGCCATCCACGACTTCCTCGGCGACAAGGTGGCCAAGTGGTGGCTGCCCGAGCGGTATGCGTTCATCGCGGAAGTGCCCAAGACGAGCGTGGGCAAGTTCGACAAGAAGGTGCTGCGCCAGCAGTACGCGGACGGGAAGCTGACGGTCATCACGCGGGAGTGA
- a CDS encoding class I SAM-dependent methyltransferase codes for MPILQTPFARVELLRQPEIPNETLQAFDAADEHLLGHVHALGLSVDAHVLVLNDSFGALGTSLAAHCHVTSSGDSHLGHMALLRNLALNGQREDSVRFIPAHEVARGPFDWVFIRVPKTLALLEEQLIRLHGELAPGAQVIAAGMIKHLPRAAGELLERYIGPVQASLAVKKSRLLWATPESKPVPTSPYPSRYRMEQPPITLLNHANVFCREGLDIGTRAFLPHLPEGLGERRVADLGCGNGVLGIACALANPQAQLTLVDESYMAVQSARENWQAALGDRPVTLRVDDGLAGQAPGSLELVLCNPPFHQQQVVGDLLAWRMFQQARAALVRGGELWIVGNRHLGYHAKLSRLFRSVQQVAATPKFVVLKATK; via the coding sequence ATGCCCATCCTCCAAACGCCCTTCGCCCGGGTCGAGCTGCTCCGCCAGCCCGAGATCCCCAACGAGACTCTGCAGGCCTTCGACGCCGCCGACGAGCATCTCCTCGGCCACGTGCATGCGCTGGGGTTGAGCGTCGATGCCCACGTGTTGGTGCTGAACGACAGCTTCGGCGCCCTCGGCACCAGCCTTGCGGCCCACTGCCACGTGACCAGCAGCGGGGACTCGCACCTGGGCCACATGGCCCTGCTGCGGAACCTGGCGCTCAACGGCCAGCGCGAGGACAGCGTGCGCTTCATTCCCGCCCATGAGGTGGCGCGAGGGCCGTTCGACTGGGTGTTCATTCGTGTTCCCAAGACCCTGGCCCTGCTGGAGGAGCAGCTGATCCGCTTGCACGGTGAGCTGGCTCCCGGCGCCCAGGTCATCGCGGCGGGCATGATCAAGCACCTCCCGCGCGCTGCCGGAGAGCTGCTCGAGCGCTACATCGGGCCGGTGCAGGCCTCGCTGGCGGTCAAGAAGTCTCGCCTGCTGTGGGCCACTCCCGAGAGCAAGCCTGTCCCGACCTCGCCCTACCCGAGCCGCTACCGCATGGAGCAGCCGCCGATCACGCTCCTCAACCACGCCAACGTGTTCTGTCGCGAGGGCCTCGACATCGGCACGCGGGCGTTCCTCCCGCACCTGCCAGAGGGCCTGGGCGAGCGGCGCGTGGCCGACCTCGGCTGCGGAAACGGCGTGCTCGGCATCGCCTGTGCCCTCGCCAACCCGCAGGCGCAGCTGACGCTCGTGGACGAGTCCTACATGGCGGTGCAGTCCGCGAGAGAGAACTGGCAAGCGGCGCTCGGCGACCGCCCGGTGACCCTGCGCGTCGACGATGGGTTGGCTGGCCAGGCACCGGGTTCGCTGGAGCTGGTGCTGTGCAACCCCCCCTTCCACCAGCAACAGGTGGTGGGCGACTTGCTCGCCTGGCGCATGTTCCAACAGGCCCGCGCAGCGCTGGTGCGCGGCGGCGAGCTGTGGATCGTGGGCAACCGACACCTGGGCTACCACGCGAAGCTGAGCCGGCTGTTCCGCTCGGTGCAGCAGGTGGCGGCCACTCCCAAGTTCGTGGTGCTGAAAGCCACGAAGTAG
- a CDS encoding serine/threonine protein kinase — protein sequence MGQHSPSVHKYQPGDVLLERYQLERQLAVGGMGELWRAVNLALEQPVAVKLLRSAARNPAGAARLLREARVAARLQHRAIIRVFDAGTTATNDPFLVMELLEGEDAGTLLEDGGPLDAVRAVQLMIPVLSGLAVAHAQGVVHRDLKPDNIFLARLSDGTVQPKLIDFGVAHVSTQLAASKLTTAGMLLGTPEYMAPEQIECREDIDARADVWAVGITLYQLVAGAVPFTGETLLQIFDAVMEAHVPFPTRARGLDGGLWSILTDCLRRDRDERFASVEEVERALTAWLAKRGVTEDYARHSLVTAAAVRPSTLVPTLAPPPPRAESEARPAGATLDRAIFSVLEKKPS from the coding sequence ATGGGCCAGCACTCCCCTAGCGTCCACAAGTACCAACCAGGCGATGTCCTGCTCGAGCGCTACCAGCTCGAGCGCCAGCTCGCCGTGGGAGGCATGGGGGAGCTGTGGCGCGCGGTGAACCTGGCGCTCGAGCAACCCGTGGCCGTGAAGCTGCTGCGCAGCGCGGCGAGGAACCCCGCCGGAGCGGCCCGGCTGCTCCGTGAGGCGCGCGTGGCCGCCCGGCTGCAGCACCGCGCCATCATCCGCGTGTTCGACGCCGGCACCACCGCCACCAACGACCCGTTCCTGGTCATGGAGCTGCTCGAGGGCGAAGACGCCGGCACCCTCCTGGAAGACGGTGGTCCGCTCGATGCCGTGCGCGCCGTGCAGCTCATGATCCCGGTGCTCTCGGGGTTGGCCGTGGCGCACGCGCAGGGCGTGGTGCACCGCGACCTGAAGCCCGACAACATCTTTCTGGCGCGCCTCAGCGACGGCACCGTGCAGCCCAAGCTCATCGACTTCGGTGTGGCGCACGTGTCCACACAGCTGGCCGCCAGCAAGCTCACCACGGCGGGCATGCTGCTGGGCACGCCCGAGTACATGGCCCCCGAGCAGATCGAGTGCCGCGAGGACATCGACGCGCGCGCCGACGTCTGGGCGGTGGGCATCACCCTCTATCAGCTCGTCGCCGGCGCCGTGCCCTTCACCGGAGAGACCCTGCTCCAGATCTTCGACGCCGTGATGGAGGCCCACGTGCCGTTCCCCACGCGCGCGCGCGGCCTCGATGGCGGCCTGTGGTCCATCCTCACGGACTGCCTGCGCCGCGATCGAGACGAGCGCTTCGCCTCGGTGGAAGAGGTGGAGCGCGCGCTGACCGCCTGGCTCGCCAAGCGCGGGGTCACCGAGGACTACGCGCGCCACAGCTTGGTGACTGCAGCAGCGGTCCGTCCGTCCACGCTCGTGCCCACGCTCGCACCCCCGCCTCCTCGTGCGGAGAGCGAGGCACGCCCCGCCGGTGCCACCCTCGACCGCGCCATCTTTTCAGTGCTGGAGAAGAAGCCCTCGTGA
- a CDS encoding PAS domain-containing protein, with the protein MIDLVPPSSSAATLLPFDPFTVDERSEAELDELPFGIICLDEEGTILRYNLAEARLARLDRNQVVGKNFFARVAPCTAGPGFEGRFREFARASGGQDVLRFDYLFDFKFGAQEVGIEIVRAPSGDRFYLFVNRRKFFEARRDLPEGFAAPLQRELAPNEQAEGVRRDDVDRRVLEVPWSFLSALRTTCDQVAPEGWPLFCTAWGTQWGRSVAVDLETEALEAFQLSIREVPLRTAMEMLSRGMARQGWGALRIDFSYTPQSAFVAHLDRSAVAEAAARSKTMRCHMVSGMLGAVFTHIASRRVVAREVTCKARGDASCTFVVVPDSRRSALESAIQAGLTDVGTVVRSLKRESLRG; encoded by the coding sequence GTGATCGACCTCGTCCCTCCCTCATCCTCTGCGGCCACGCTGCTCCCGTTCGATCCCTTCACCGTGGACGAGCGCTCCGAGGCCGAGCTGGACGAGCTCCCCTTCGGCATCATCTGCCTGGACGAGGAGGGCACCATCCTGCGCTACAACCTGGCCGAGGCTCGGCTGGCCCGGCTCGACCGCAATCAGGTGGTGGGCAAGAACTTCTTCGCGCGCGTGGCCCCGTGCACGGCCGGCCCGGGGTTCGAGGGCCGCTTCCGCGAGTTCGCGAGGGCGAGCGGGGGGCAAGACGTGCTCCGCTTCGACTACCTCTTCGACTTCAAATTCGGGGCCCAAGAGGTGGGCATCGAGATCGTGCGGGCGCCCTCCGGCGACCGGTTCTACCTGTTCGTGAACCGGCGCAAGTTCTTCGAGGCGCGCCGCGACCTGCCCGAGGGGTTTGCCGCTCCGCTCCAGCGCGAGCTGGCACCCAACGAGCAAGCCGAGGGCGTGCGGCGCGACGACGTGGACCGTCGCGTGCTGGAGGTGCCCTGGTCGTTCTTGTCGGCGCTGCGCACCACCTGCGACCAGGTGGCGCCGGAGGGCTGGCCGCTCTTCTGCACCGCGTGGGGCACCCAGTGGGGCCGGTCCGTCGCGGTGGATCTCGAGACGGAAGCGCTCGAGGCGTTCCAGCTGTCCATCCGCGAGGTGCCGCTCCGCACCGCCATGGAGATGCTCTCGCGCGGCATGGCGCGGCAGGGCTGGGGCGCCCTGCGCATCGACTTCTCGTACACGCCACAGTCGGCCTTCGTGGCCCACCTCGACCGCTCGGCGGTGGCCGAGGCAGCGGCCCGCAGCAAGACCATGCGCTGCCACATGGTGTCCGGGATGCTCGGCGCGGTGTTCACCCACATCGCCAGCCGCCGCGTGGTGGCGCGCGAGGTCACCTGCAAGGCGCGCGGCGACGCGAGCTGCACCTTCGTGGTGGTGCCCGACAGCCGCCGCAGCGCCCTCGAGAGCGCCATCCAGGCGGGCCTGACCGACGTGGGCACGGTGGTGCGCAGCCTGAAGCGCGAGAGCCTCCGTGGCTGA
- a CDS encoding 2-oxoglutarate dehydrogenase E1 component, producing MSDFGVNQGLVEEMFLAWMSNPTAVEPAWREYFDRLPQADWPQLTSAGTLAAPPELVPAAPSRMASNGEQRLPREGALPGAASPSVFFPPDSENVPFEHVPGRPSFPPTSEMLAATHLQARLSALINAYRVRGHLYAKMDPLGLGDLPPTELALERYGLDTIDPATVFSTDDLTGPPTATLGEIVERLRETYTRTIGVEYTFLEDKEARDWLQDQMESTNNHTQLDVKDQVHILTKLTDAEIFEQFLHTKYIGAKRFSLEGGESVIPLLDLLIERGADHGVDEIVIGMAHRGRLNVMVNILEMDVRDIFAGFEDKDPRSNMGRGDVKYHMGFSTDRKTASGRELHMTLAFNPSHLEWVNPVVEGRVRAKQDRKGDKTRARVLPLLIHGDSAFIGQGVVAETLNLSEIGGYRTGGTVHVIINNQVGFTTNPEDARSTRYCTDITRMLRCPVFHVNGEDPEAVAQVAHLAAEYRQRFGRDVVVDLYCYRKYGHNEGDEPRFTQPLMYAAIDQKRTVRQVYIEKLVELGKISRQQAEDIENRRRAFLDTALEEARRGSFALKPSAMLGVWGEYIGGRDADTPRANTGYPREKLVELIDKLTTLPEGFTPHPRLQRFVLDKQREIMKTGVEVDWGTAENLALATLLVEGTPCRLTGQDVRRGTFSHRHAVIFDSVTGTRYTRLGHLTKDQARLEIVDSPLSEAGVVGFEWGYSLDTPEALVMWEAQFGDFVNTAQVIIDQFISSSEDKWHRLSGLVMALPHGFEGQGPEHSSARLERFLMLCAEDNMQVVNLTTPAQIFHVLRRQVLRKWRKPLIIMTPKSLLRHKRAVSTLDELATGKFERLLLDSKTTVDGAPKDPAQVKRVVLCSGKVYFDLEEERELKKADHVAIVRMEQLYPLDPAEIRAALSPYADGTDLVWVQEEPWNMGAWYFIRARMPEIVENRLPLRCIARPESASPATGSSGAHKIEQRMLIDEVFAG from the coding sequence ATGTCCGATTTTGGAGTCAACCAAGGCCTCGTCGAGGAGATGTTCCTCGCGTGGATGAGCAATCCCACCGCCGTCGAGCCGGCGTGGCGCGAGTACTTCGACCGGCTCCCGCAGGCGGACTGGCCGCAGCTGACCAGCGCCGGCACCCTGGCCGCGCCCCCCGAGCTGGTGCCCGCCGCACCGTCGCGGATGGCCAGCAACGGGGAGCAGCGGCTGCCGCGTGAGGGGGCCTTGCCAGGCGCCGCCTCGCCCTCCGTCTTCTTCCCGCCGGACTCCGAGAACGTGCCGTTCGAGCACGTGCCGGGGCGCCCGTCCTTCCCGCCCACCAGCGAGATGCTGGCCGCCACGCACCTGCAGGCGCGCCTCTCCGCGCTCATCAACGCCTACCGCGTGCGTGGCCACCTCTACGCCAAGATGGACCCGCTGGGCCTCGGCGACCTGCCGCCCACCGAGCTGGCGCTCGAGCGCTATGGCCTCGACACCATCGACCCCGCCACCGTTTTCTCCACGGACGACCTGACGGGGCCGCCCACGGCCACGCTGGGCGAGATCGTGGAGCGCCTGCGCGAGACGTACACGCGCACCATCGGCGTGGAGTACACGTTCCTCGAGGACAAAGAGGCGCGTGACTGGCTCCAGGACCAGATGGAGTCCACCAACAACCACACGCAGCTGGATGTGAAGGACCAGGTCCACATCCTCACGAAGCTGACGGACGCCGAGATCTTCGAGCAGTTCCTGCACACGAAGTACATCGGCGCCAAGCGCTTCTCGCTCGAGGGTGGTGAGAGCGTCATCCCACTGCTGGACCTGCTCATCGAGCGTGGGGCCGACCACGGGGTGGACGAGATCGTCATCGGCATGGCCCACCGCGGCCGCCTGAACGTGATGGTCAACATCCTCGAGATGGACGTGCGCGACATCTTCGCCGGCTTCGAGGACAAGGACCCGCGCAGCAACATGGGTCGCGGCGACGTGAAGTACCACATGGGCTTCTCCACCGACCGCAAGACCGCGAGCGGGCGCGAGCTGCACATGACGCTGGCGTTCAACCCGAGCCACCTCGAGTGGGTGAACCCGGTGGTGGAGGGGCGCGTGCGCGCCAAGCAGGACCGCAAGGGCGACAAGACCCGCGCGCGCGTGCTGCCGCTGCTCATCCATGGAGACAGCGCCTTCATCGGACAGGGCGTGGTGGCCGAGACGCTCAACCTCAGCGAGATCGGCGGGTACCGCACAGGCGGCACCGTGCACGTCATCATCAACAACCAGGTGGGCTTCACCACCAACCCCGAAGACGCCCGCTCCACACGCTACTGCACGGACATCACGCGCATGCTGCGCTGCCCCGTGTTCCACGTGAACGGCGAAGACCCGGAGGCCGTGGCGCAGGTGGCGCACCTGGCGGCCGAGTACCGCCAGCGCTTCGGGCGCGACGTGGTGGTGGACCTCTACTGCTACCGCAAGTACGGGCACAACGAGGGCGACGAGCCGCGCTTCACGCAGCCGCTCATGTACGCCGCCATCGACCAGAAGCGCACCGTGCGTCAGGTCTACATCGAGAAGCTGGTGGAGCTCGGCAAGATCTCCCGGCAGCAGGCCGAGGACATCGAGAACCGCCGGCGCGCGTTCCTGGACACCGCGCTCGAAGAGGCGCGCCGCGGCAGCTTCGCGCTCAAGCCCTCGGCCATGCTGGGCGTGTGGGGTGAATACATCGGTGGCCGCGACGCCGACACGCCGCGCGCCAACACGGGCTACCCGCGCGAGAAGCTGGTGGAGCTCATCGACAAGCTCACCACGCTGCCCGAGGGCTTCACGCCGCACCCGCGCTTGCAGCGCTTCGTGCTCGACAAGCAGCGCGAGATCATGAAGACGGGCGTCGAGGTGGACTGGGGCACCGCCGAGAATCTCGCGCTCGCCACGCTGCTGGTGGAGGGCACCCCCTGCCGCCTCACCGGTCAAGACGTGCGCCGCGGCACGTTCAGCCACCGCCACGCCGTCATCTTCGACTCGGTCACCGGCACCCGCTACACGCGCCTCGGGCACCTCACCAAGGACCAGGCGCGGCTCGAGATCGTGGACAGCCCGCTCAGCGAGGCCGGCGTGGTGGGCTTCGAGTGGGGCTACTCGCTCGACACGCCCGAAGCGCTGGTCATGTGGGAGGCCCAGTTCGGCGACTTCGTAAACACCGCGCAGGTCATCATCGACCAGTTCATCTCGTCGTCCGAGGACAAGTGGCACCGCTTGAGCGGCCTCGTCATGGCGCTGCCGCACGGCTTCGAGGGCCAAGGCCCCGAGCACAGCAGCGCGCGCCTCGAGCGCTTCCTCATGCTGTGCGCCGAGGACAACATGCAGGTGGTCAACCTGACCACGCCCGCGCAGATCTTCCACGTGCTGCGCCGTCAGGTGCTGCGCAAGTGGCGCAAGCCGCTCATCATCATGACGCCCAAGAGCCTGCTGCGTCACAAGCGCGCAGTGAGCACGCTGGACGAGCTGGCCACCGGCAAGTTCGAGCGCCTGCTGCTGGACAGCAAGACCACCGTCGACGGTGCGCCCAAGGACCCCGCGCAGGTGAAGCGCGTGGTGCTGTGCAGCGGCAAGGTGTACTTCGACCTGGAAGAGGAGCGCGAGCTGAAGAAGGCCGACCACGTGGCCATCGTGCGCATGGAGCAGCTCTACCCTCTCGACCCCGCCGAGATCCGCGCGGCCCTCTCGCCTTACGCCGACGGAACGGACCTGGTGTGGGTGCAGGAAGAGCCCTGGAACATGGGCGCCTGGTACTTCATCCGCGCGCGCATGCCCGAGATCGTGGAGAACCGCCTGCCGCTGCGCTGCATCGCGCGGCCCGAGAGCGCCAGCCCGGCCACGGGGTCGAGCGGGGCGCACAAGATCGAGCAGCGCATGCTGATCGACGAGGTCTTCGCGGGCTGA
- a CDS encoding TerC family protein — translation MIYVWSAFFVLVVALLALDLGVLNRKDHVIGFKEASRWTALWITIGVSFGGIVYLIYDQHWFGIQLAQHDPSVPDGVEALTLYLTGYVLEKSLSIDNIFVIAMVFDRFGVARQYRHRVLFWGIVGALVMRAIMIFGGIWLIEQFDWIFYFFGAWLIWQGISSVRGDDDDVDPEKTLIFRMASRVMPLRGGPHNGHFTTREGGKFAFTTLALTLVVVEWTDVAFALDSVPAVLAVTTEPFIVFTSNIFAILGLRALFFMLEGMLAEFEVLAYALAAILVFIGLKMILHNWVHVPNLLSLGIIVGILVLAVVGERVRRGRQPAEPPSEAPADPTAEADAPHES, via the coding sequence ATGATCTACGTCTGGTCAGCATTCTTCGTTCTCGTCGTGGCGCTCTTGGCGCTCGACCTCGGCGTCCTGAACCGCAAGGACCACGTCATCGGGTTCAAGGAGGCGTCGCGCTGGACCGCGCTGTGGATCACCATCGGCGTCAGCTTCGGCGGCATCGTCTACCTCATCTACGACCAACACTGGTTCGGCATCCAGCTCGCCCAACACGACCCCAGCGTCCCAGACGGTGTCGAGGCGCTCACGCTCTACCTCACGGGCTACGTGCTCGAGAAGTCGCTCAGCATCGACAACATCTTCGTCATCGCGATGGTGTTCGACCGCTTCGGGGTGGCGCGCCAATACCGCCACCGCGTGCTCTTCTGGGGCATCGTCGGTGCCCTCGTCATGCGCGCCATCATGATCTTCGGCGGCATCTGGCTCATCGAGCAGTTCGACTGGATCTTCTACTTCTTCGGCGCCTGGCTCATCTGGCAGGGCATCTCCAGTGTGCGCGGCGACGACGACGACGTGGACCCCGAGAAGACCCTCATCTTCCGCATGGCCAGCCGGGTCATGCCGCTGCGCGGTGGGCCGCACAATGGCCACTTCACCACGCGCGAGGGCGGCAAGTTCGCGTTCACCACGCTGGCGCTCACGCTCGTGGTCGTCGAGTGGACCGACGTGGCGTTCGCGCTCGACTCGGTGCCCGCCGTGCTGGCCGTCACCACCGAGCCGTTCATCGTGTTCACCTCGAACATCTTCGCCATCCTCGGGCTGCGCGCGCTCTTCTTCATGCTCGAGGGCATGCTGGCCGAGTTCGAAGTGCTGGCCTATGCGCTGGCCGCCATCCTGGTGTTCATCGGCCTCAAGATGATCCTGCACAACTGGGTGCACGTCCCGAACCTGCTCTCGCTGGGCATCATCGTGGGCATCCTGGTCCTGGCCGTGGTGGGTGAGCGCGTGCGACGCGGACGTCAGCCCGCAGAGCCTCCGTCAGAAGCGCCAGCCGACCCCACGGCCGAGGCCGACGCTCCGCACGAGTCGTAG
- a CDS encoding DNA adenine methylase: MIKYIGSKRLLVPRIVSVVTALGGGRVMDVFSGTSRVGRALKAQGMQVIANDQLAYAATLGRCYVQADATEVRGEVERVLAELRQVAPRPGYFTETFCEKARFFHPKNGARVDAMRDRIAALSLAPDIEAVCLVSLMEAADRVDSTTGVQMAYLKQWAARANNDLELRMPDILPGRGEALQMDAIDAVRAREVDVAYLDPPYNQHRYLGNYHIWETLVRWDAPETYGIAQKRVDCRERHTPFNSRKQIHDALAALIRDARARHLVVSFSNEGFVTMDELAGLLAERGHVGVVATQMKRYVGATIGQHNPQGERVGTISHLHNKEFLFVASPDQSALTAAMDALGAEEYSNSGSVQLQLPLASR; encoded by the coding sequence TTGATCAAGTACATCGGCTCCAAGCGGCTGCTCGTGCCGCGCATCGTCTCCGTTGTCACCGCCCTCGGCGGAGGCCGCGTCATGGACGTCTTCAGCGGCACCTCACGGGTGGGCCGAGCACTCAAGGCGCAGGGCATGCAGGTCATCGCCAACGACCAGCTGGCCTACGCTGCCACGCTGGGCCGCTGCTATGTGCAGGCCGACGCCACCGAGGTGCGGGGCGAGGTGGAGCGCGTGCTCGCCGAGCTTCGCCAGGTGGCCCCCCGCCCCGGCTACTTCACCGAGACGTTCTGCGAGAAGGCGCGCTTCTTCCACCCGAAGAACGGCGCGCGCGTGGACGCCATGCGAGACCGCATCGCAGCCCTGAGTCTCGCCCCCGACATCGAAGCGGTTTGCCTCGTGTCGCTCATGGAGGCCGCGGACCGCGTGGACTCCACCACGGGCGTTCAGATGGCGTATCTGAAGCAGTGGGCGGCGCGCGCCAACAACGACCTCGAGCTGCGCATGCCCGACATCCTCCCCGGCCGCGGTGAGGCCCTGCAGATGGACGCCATCGACGCCGTGCGCGCCCGCGAGGTGGACGTGGCCTACCTGGACCCGCCCTACAACCAGCACCGCTACCTGGGCAACTATCACATCTGGGAGACGCTGGTGCGCTGGGACGCCCCGGAGACATACGGCATCGCACAGAAGCGCGTGGACTGCCGCGAGCGCCACACCCCCTTCAACTCGCGCAAGCAGATCCACGACGCGCTCGCTGCTCTCATCCGTGACGCGCGCGCCCGGCACCTGGTGGTGTCCTTCAGCAACGAGGGCTTCGTGACCATGGACGAGCTCGCTGGGCTGCTGGCGGAGCGTGGCCACGTGGGCGTCGTGGCCACCCAGATGAAGCGCTACGTGGGCGCCACCATCGGTCAACACAACCCGCAGGGAGAGCGTGTCGGGACCATCAGCCACCTCCACAACAAGGAGTTCTTGTTCGTGGCCAGCCCCGATCAGAGCGCGCTGACAGCCGCCATGGATGCACTCGGGGCAGAAGAATACAGCAATTCTGGATCAGTCCAGTTGCAATTACCTCTGGCTTCGCGCTAG
- a CDS encoding transcriptional repressor: MPLPVDDHALRASIRGAGLRATGARVAVLRALASASGPVSHADVCAAIGSSDFDRATVYRNLVDLTRANLARRSDVGDHIWRFEATVSVDGHDDVHPHFVCMECGNVACLPEGAVRIDRRLSALPAAMRAAQVEVHVRGRCDGCAS, from the coding sequence ATGCCACTGCCCGTCGACGACCACGCCCTGCGCGCCAGCATTCGCGGTGCAGGGCTGCGGGCGACGGGTGCGCGCGTGGCGGTGCTGCGGGCCTTGGCGAGCGCGAGCGGGCCGGTCTCGCACGCCGATGTGTGCGCTGCGATCGGGAGCTCCGACTTCGACCGCGCCACGGTGTACCGCAACCTGGTGGACCTGACGCGGGCCAACCTCGCAAGGCGCAGCGACGTGGGCGACCACATCTGGCGCTTCGAAGCGACGGTGAGCGTGGACGGCCACGACGACGTGCACCCGCACTTCGTGTGTATGGAGTGCGGCAACGTGGCCTGCCTGCCCGAGGGGGCCGTGCGCATCGACCGGCGCTTGAGCGCGCTGCCAGCCGCGATGCGCGCTGCTCAGGTGGAGGTGCACGTGCGCGGTCGCTGCGACGGCTGCGCCAGCTAG